In Pseudanabaena sp. FACHB-2040, the sequence TGAGCTTCGACTGTCAGGGAGAGTACACCTATCGGGGGGCAGCCCATGCAATTCCTCCAGGAAGCTTGAGCGCTATTCACTCTGGGGAAGTTCATGCGCCGAGCGATCGCACCTCTCTCCCGGCCCCTGCCAGCTTCTGGATGATGCATGTTCATCCGGCCTTGCTGCATGAGTTCGTTACTGAATTGGCCGAAAAGCCGAAAAGCCTGCCTTTCTTTGCCAGCCCATCCATCACAGATTCGACCCTGAATCGGCTGTTTCTAACTTTGCAGCATACTGCTCACCAACCCAGTACCCGGTTAGAGCAGGAAACCGCTCTCCACCAGTTCTTCTTCTATCTCATTGCCAACCACGCTGCCAATCGCCCGGCTGTTCGTCCTCTCAAACCAGCCCCTGATGCCGTGGAGCGAGCCCGTGATTATTTACATTCTCAATACGCTCGAAACATCTCCTTAGAAGAGATGGCAGCGGTTGCAAAC encodes:
- a CDS encoding AraC family transcriptional regulator; translated protein: MSTPAAISVRAWKVAGILLEHYTYTSGAVEPLPKHVHEDYQFGLSFDCQGEYTYRGAAHAIPPGSLSAIHSGEVHAPSDRTSLPAPASFWMMHVHPALLHEFVTELAEKPKSLPFFASPSITDSTLNRLFLTLQHTAHQPSTRLEQETALHQFFFYLIANHAANRPAVRPLKPAPDAVERARDYLHSQYARNISLEEMAAVANLSQFHFCRVFRQAIGLSPGAYQTQLQIAQAKKLLVQGLSASEVAVTTGFYDQSHLSRHFKRLVGVTPRRYIKSARIS